A single Microtus ochrogaster isolate Prairie Vole_2 linkage group LG3, MicOch1.0, whole genome shotgun sequence DNA region contains:
- the Tril gene encoding TLR4 interactor with leucine rich repeats, with protein MEGVGAVRFWLMVCGCLAFPPRAESVCPERCDCQHPQHLLCTNRGLRAVPKTSSLPSPQDVLTYSLGGNFITNITAFDFHRLGQLKRLDLQYNQIRSLHPKTFEKLSRLEELYLGNNLLQAFTPGTLAPLRKLRILYANGNEIGRLSRGSFEGLESLVKLRLDGNVLGALPDAVFAPLGNLLYLHLESNRIRFLGKNAFTQLGKLRFLNLSANELQPSLRHAATFVPLRSLSTLILSSNNLQHLGPRVFQHLPRLGLLSLSGNQLTQLAPEAFWGLEALRELHLEGNRLSQLPLALLEPLHSLEALDLSGNELSTLHPATFGHQVRLRELSLRDNALRALSGDIFAASPALYRLDLDGNGWTCDCRLRGLKRWMGDWHSQGRLLTVFVQCRHPPALRGKYLDYLDDQLLQNGSCVDPSPSPTAGSRQWSLSTATGEGMTPPAGGLAQELPPQPQPQQRGRLLPGVAWGGAAKELTGNRSSLRLNRRGPSLQRQGLSTAAASGPASQSLDLQEKPERGRPTRANLAQAEPTPTAEPASGTPSARDSWQRAAKQRLASEQQERVVASDGGVGLPPLVSDPCDFNKFFLCNLTVETVSANSASVRWAVREHRSPRPQGGARFRLLFDRFGQQPKFQRFVYLPERSDSATLHELRGDTPYLVCVEGVLGGRVCPVAPRDHCAGLVTLPETGGRGGVDYQLLTLVLLAVNALLVLLALAAWGSRWLRRKLRARRKGGAPVHVRHMYSTRRPLRSMGTGVSADFSGFQSHRPRTTVCALSEADLIEFPCDRFMDSTGGGAGGSLRREDHLLQRFAD; from the coding sequence ATGGAGGGTGTCGGCGCCGTGCGCTTCTGGCTCATGGTGTGCGGCTGCCTGGCGTTCCCGCCGCGGGCCGAGTCCGTGTGCCCCGAGCGCTGCGACTGCCAGCACCCCCAGCATCTCCTGTGCACCAACAGGGGGCTCCGCGCGGTGCCCAAGACCAGTTCTCTGCCTAGTCCCCAGGACGTGCTCACCTATAGCTTAGGAGGCAACTTCATCACTAACATCACGGCCTTCGACTTCCACCGCCTGGGGCAGCTCAAACGGCTGGACCTGCAGTACAACCAGATTCGCTCCCTCCACCCCAAGACCTTCGAGAAGCTCTCGCGCCTGGAGGAGCTGTACCTGGGGAACAACCTCTTGCAGGCGTTCACTCCTGGCACGTTGGCTCCGCTACGCAAGTTGCGCATCCTTTACGCCAACGGTAACGAGATTGGCCGCCTTAGCCGCGGCTCCTTCGAGGGCCTGGAGAGTCTAGTCAAGCTACGGCTGGACGGGAACGTGCTGGGGGCACTGCCAGACGCAGTCTTCGCTCCCCTGGGCAACCTGCTCTATCTACATCTGGAGTCTAACCGGATCCGCTTTTTGGGCAAGAATGCCTTCACTCAGCTGGGCAAGCTTCGATTCCTCAACCTCTCTGCCAACGAGCTGCAACCTTCCCTGCGCCATGCGGCCACCTTCGTCCCGCTGCGCTCCCTCTCCACTCTCATCCTCTCCTCCAACAACCTGCAGCACCTCGGCCCCCGCGTCTTCCAGCACCTGCCACGCCTTGGCCTGCTCTCCCTCAGTGGCAACCAGCTCACACAGCTCGCGCCAGAGGCCTTTTGGGGCCTGGAGGCCCTGCGCGAACTGCACCTGGAAGGCAACCGGCTGAGCCAGCTTCCCCTGGCACTGCTGGAGCCTCTGCACAGCTTGGAGGCGCTAGATTTGAGCGGCAATGAGCTGTCCACTCTGCACCCTGCCACCTTTGGCCACCAGGTTCGGCTACGTGAGCTCAGCCTGCGCGACAACGCTCTCAGAGCCCTTTCTGGAGACATCTTCGCTGCCAGCCCGGCTCTCTACCGCCTAGATCTAGACGGCAACGGTTGGACCTGCGATTGCCGGTTGCGGGGTCTGAAGCGCTGGATGGGTGACTGGCATTCTCAGGGGCGCCTTCTTACAGTCTTCGTGCAGTGTCGCCACCCCCCGGCCTTGCGGGGCAAGTACTTGGATTACCTGGATGACCAACTTCTGCAGAATGGATCTTGCGTGGATCCCTCACCTTCGCCTACAGCAGGCAGTAGGCAGTGGTCTCTATCCACAGCTACGGGTGAGGGGATGACGCCCCCTGCAGGGGGTCTCGCGCAGGAGCTACCAccgcagccccagccccagcagcGGGGGAGACTTTTACCAGGAGTGGCCTGGGGCGGGGCTGCCAAAGAGCTCACGGGCAACCGCAGCTCACTAAGGTTGAATCGGCGGGGTCCAAGTCTGCAGCGTCAGGGCCTCTCTACCGCTgctgcttcaggtcctgcctcaCAGTCCCTGGACCTGCAAGAGAAGCCTGAGCGAGGTCGTCCCACTCGTGCCAATCTTGCCCAGGCTGAGCCCACCCCGACGGCGGAGCCCGCCTCAGGGACACCATCTGCCCGAGACAGCTGGCAGCGCGCAGCAAAGCAGCGCCTAGCCTCGGAGCAGCAAGAGCGCGTAGTCGCGTCCGACGGTGGGGTCGGCTTGCCACCGCTGGTATCCGACCCCTGTGACTTCAACAAGTTCTTTCTGTGCAACCTGACAGTGGAGACGGTGAGCGCCAACAGCGCCTCGGTGCGCTGGGCGGTTCGGGAGCACCGCAGTCCCCGGCCGCAGGGCGGCGCACGCTTTCGCCTGCTCTTTGACCGCTTTGGCCAGCAGCCCAAGTTCCAGCGCTTCGTCTACCTGCCTGAGCGCAGCGACTCGGCCACGCTGCACGAGCTGCGTGGAGACACTCCTTACCTAGTGTGCGTGGAGGGCGTGCTCGGGGGCAGAGTTTGCCCCGTGGCCCCCCGGGACCACTGTGCGGGCTTGGTAACCCTGCCAGAGACAGGAGGTCGAGGCGGCGTCGACTACCAGCTCCTGACCTTGGTCTTGCTGGCTGTCAACGCGCTGCTGGTGCTCCTGGCTCTGGCGGCCTGGGGATCACGGTGGCTGCGGAGGAAGCTGCGTGCCAGGCGGAAGGGAGGGGCTCCGGTCCACGTTCGCCACATGTACTCCACCCGACGGCCACTGCGCTCCATGGGCACTGGTGTGTCCGCGGACTTCTCCGGCTTCCAGTCGCACCGGCCTCGCACCACCGTGTGCGCACTCAGCGAGGCGGACCTCATTGAGTTCCCCTGTGACCGCTTCATGGACAGCACTGGCGGTGGGGCCGGTGGCAGCTTGAGGCGGGAGGACCACCTCTTGCAAAGATTTGCTGACTAG
- the LOC113457613 gene encoding uncharacterized protein LOC113457613, producing MVLWAGQIALPPPFVRVTGPGLRRLASGSQIRRRWALGESRVLLVAFLQKTVSSDERRRREERARVGAFCLLWTPESWIPWRGFSPPSGFPHCRRDPFQELLGCGLAAEHRPLGLRLRRLLVRRSGETPSAVEGGSLGAAQAASGRDPRRQGASKPGGNSFFPHSAPRGMQAEKETAEAGQTLAGGGGNTKWLRVWSAPARTPSQFAGGFGAEGVRLLLSI from the exons ATGGTCCTCTGGGCCGGCCAGATCG CCCTTCCTCCGCCCTTTGTCCGGGTAACTGGCCCGGGTCTCCGCAGGCTGGCTTCGGGGAGCCAAATCAGGAGGCGCTGGGCGCTCGGCGAGTCCCGGGTGCTACTTGTTGCATTTCTGCAGAAAACTGTTTCTTCGGATGAGCGTCGGAGGCGGGAGGAGCGAGCAAGAGTTGGTGCTTTTTGTTTGCTCTGGACTCCGGAGAGCTGGATTCCCTGGCGCGGATTCTCCCCGCCAAGCGGATTCCCCCACTGCAGGCGGGATCCCTTCCAAGAGCTGCTGGGGTGCGGCTTGGCTGCTGAGCACCGGCCGCTAGGCCTGCGTCTCCGGCGCCTGCTCGTTCGGCGGTCCGGGGAGACTCCGAGCGCAGTCGAAGGGGGCAGCCTGGGGGCCGCGCAGGCTGCGTCCGGAAGGGACCCACGTCGGCAAGGAGCTAGCAAACCCGGCGGAAATTCGTTCTTCCCACACTCTGCCCCCCGGGGGATGCAGGCGGAGAAAGAGACGGCGGAGGCAGGACAGACCCtggctgggggaggaggaaacACTAAGTGGCTCCGCGTCTGGTCAGCCCCAGCCCGGACGCCAA gcCAGTTTGCCGGCGGCTTCGGAGCAGAGGGAGTGCGCCTCCTCTTATCCATTTAA